A genome region from Flavobacterium sp. CFS9 includes the following:
- the fabD gene encoding ACP S-malonyltransferase, which produces MKAYVFPGQGAQFTGMGKDLYETSALAKELFEKANEILGFRITDIMFEGTAEELKETKVTQPAVFLHSVILAKTLGEDFKPEMVAGHSLGEFSALVANGTLSFEDGLKLVSQRALAMQKACEITPSTMAAVLGLADNIVEEVCSSIDGIVVAANYNCPGQLVISGETSAVEKACEAMKAAGAKRALILPVGGAFHSPMMEPAREELAAAIEATTFSTPICPVYQNVTANAVSDANEIKKNLIIQLTAPVKWTQSVQQMIADGATLFTEVGPGKVLAGLINKIDKEAVTANA; this is translated from the coding sequence ATGAAAGCATACGTATTTCCGGGTCAGGGCGCACAATTTACAGGAATGGGCAAGGACTTATATGAAACATCGGCTTTAGCCAAAGAATTATTCGAAAAAGCCAATGAAATTTTAGGTTTTAGAATTACAGATATCATGTTCGAAGGTACTGCCGAAGAACTAAAAGAAACTAAAGTTACACAGCCTGCGGTATTTTTACACTCCGTTATTTTAGCTAAAACTTTAGGTGAGGATTTTAAACCAGAAATGGTTGCAGGACATTCTTTAGGAGAATTTTCAGCATTGGTTGCCAACGGAACTTTGTCTTTTGAAGACGGTCTTAAATTAGTTTCTCAACGTGCTTTGGCTATGCAAAAAGCCTGCGAAATCACTCCATCAACAATGGCTGCGGTTTTAGGTTTAGCCGATAATATTGTGGAAGAAGTTTGTTCTTCTATCGACGGAATCGTTGTTGCAGCAAACTACAACTGTCCTGGACAATTGGTAATTTCAGGAGAAACTTCGGCGGTTGAAAAAGCCTGTGAAGCAATGAAAGCTGCCGGTGCAAAACGTGCTTTAATTTTACCGGTTGGAGGAGCATTTCACTCTCCAATGATGGAACCTGCAAGAGAGGAACTAGCTGCTGCAATTGAAGCCACTACATTCTCAACTCCTATTTGTCCGGTTTACCAAAATGTGACAGCAAATGCTGTTTCTGATGCAAACGAAATCAAAAAGAACCTTATCATACAATTGACTGCTCCGGTAAAATGGACACAATCTGTTCAACAAATGATCGCTGACGGCGCTACTTTATTTACTGAAGTTGGTCCGGGGAAAGTGTTAGCCGGTTTGATCAACAAAATTGACAAAGAAGCGGTTACTGCTAATGCATAA
- a CDS encoding 3-deoxy-D-manno-octulosonic acid transferase — protein sequence MLFLYNLVISIAGFFLKIVALFSPKIKLFVEGRKNVFAILEEKIKPSDKTIWFHSASLGEYEQGLPVIEKIKEKYPAHKIIVTFFSPSGYEVRKNNTIADVTLYLPLDTKSNAKKFLKLTHPELAFFIKYEFWLNYLNELEKSQTPTYLISGIFRDNQMFFKWYGGFYRKALKAFTYFFVQNESSKEKIKNIGFDNVIVSGDTRFDRVNAILERDNTLDFIEKFKNNTPTIIIGSSWPKDEALVAEYINQASEDVKFIIAPHNIKSDQIASLKAQITKSTVLFSEKENTDLSNYNVFIIDTIGLLTKIYSYGTIAYVGGGFGNPGIHNILEPATFGIPIVIGPNYSNFAEALELVALKGCLVISNSQELKQNLDRLLQDKAFLEEKSQICKSYIQNNKGATDRIMNIVA from the coding sequence ATGCTTTTTCTCTATAATTTAGTTATTTCTATTGCTGGCTTTTTTCTGAAAATTGTAGCGCTTTTTAGTCCGAAAATTAAGCTTTTTGTCGAAGGTCGTAAAAATGTTTTTGCCATTCTGGAAGAAAAGATAAAACCTTCAGATAAAACCATCTGGTTTCATTCAGCCTCACTTGGCGAATACGAACAAGGCCTTCCGGTGATTGAAAAAATCAAAGAAAAATACCCTGCACACAAAATCATTGTTACCTTTTTCTCTCCCTCAGGATACGAAGTTCGAAAAAACAATACTATCGCAGATGTTACACTGTACCTTCCATTGGACACTAAAAGCAATGCCAAGAAATTCTTAAAGCTAACCCATCCTGAATTGGCATTTTTTATAAAATATGAATTTTGGCTGAATTACTTAAATGAATTAGAGAAAAGCCAAACTCCGACCTATTTAATTTCCGGAATTTTCAGAGACAATCAGATGTTTTTTAAATGGTATGGCGGTTTTTACAGAAAAGCACTAAAAGCATTCACTTACTTTTTTGTTCAGAACGAAAGTTCAAAAGAAAAAATAAAGAATATCGGTTTTGACAATGTTATTGTTTCAGGAGATACTCGTTTCGATCGTGTAAATGCTATTTTAGAAAGAGATAATACTTTGGATTTTATCGAAAAATTCAAAAACAACACTCCAACCATCATTATAGGCAGCTCGTGGCCTAAAGACGAAGCATTAGTAGCAGAATACATCAATCAGGCATCCGAAGATGTAAAATTCATTATTGCACCTCACAACATTAAGAGCGATCAGATCGCAAGCCTGAAAGCGCAAATTACCAAATCAACTGTATTATTCTCCGAAAAAGAAAATACTGATTTATCTAATTACAATGTTTTTATTATAGACACTATAGGATTACTGACTAAAATTTACAGTTACGGAACAATTGCTTATGTCGGGGGTGGATTTGGAAATCCGGGTATCCATAATATATTAGAACCGGCCACTTTTGGAATTCCGATTGTAATCGGCCCCAACTACTCGAATTTTGCCGAAGCACTTGAACTGGTAGCTCTCAAAGGATGCCTTGTAATCTCAAACAGTCAGGAATTAAAGCAAAATCTTGATCGTTTGCTTCAGGACAAAGCCTTTTTAGAAGAAAAGAGTCAAATTTGTAAATCGTATATTCAGAACAATAAAGGAGCCACAGATCGTATCATGAATATCGTCGCGTAA
- the mutS gene encoding DNA mismatch repair protein MutS, with amino-acid sequence MAAKEKVVKETPLMKQYNEIKRKYPDACLLFRVGDFYETFGEDAIRASKILGITLTKRGAGSDTETALAGFPHHSVNTYLPKLVKAGLRVAICDQLEDPKMTKTIVKRGVTELVTPGVSLNDEVLQSKSNNFLASVYFANKNIGVSFLDVSTGEFLTAQGNAEYIDKLLQNFNPSEVLVPKQNKSDFKDAFGDDFHSFYLEDWIYKEDYALETLTKHFQTVSLKGFGVEELKEGIIASGAILYYLSETQHNRVQHITAIQRIAEDAYVWMDRFTIRNLELYHSYNPNAVTLLDVIDRTLSPMGGRLLKRWLALPLKDSGRIKSRHEVVSYLKANSEVLQSIQYQIKQISDLERLISKIATGKVSPREIVYLKESLDAIIPIKTLALESPQEAVKVIGDSLHACDLLREKIKNTLNQDAPVAVAKGNVIAKGISEELDDLRAISTSGKEYLEGIEKRESERTGISSLKISFNNVFGYYIEVRNTHKDKVPEEWIRKQTLVSAERYITEELKEYETKILGAEEKIYKIEAELFEQLVIWIGTYIKPVQMNANLVAQLDCLCSFTQLAIENQYVCPEIDETFELDIKNGRHPVIEKQLPVGTPYIANDVYLDRETQQLIMITGPNMSGKSAILRQTALIVLLAQMGSFVPADSVRMGIVDKIFTRVGASDNISMGESTFMVEMNETASILNNISDRSLVLLDEIGRGTSTYDGISIAWAIAEFLHEHPGRPKTLFATHYHELNEMTESLSRIQNYNVAVKELKDNVLFIRKLVKGGSAHSFGIHVAKMAGMPQIVILKAQKMLKKLEKNHSSEALNGVKSENDEMQMSFFNLDDPLLEEIKEEILGLDINAITPVEALMKLNEIKRMLVRK; translated from the coding sequence TTGGCAGCGAAAGAGAAAGTGGTTAAAGAGACACCTTTAATGAAACAATACAATGAAATCAAGAGAAAATATCCTGATGCCTGTTTGCTTTTTAGAGTAGGAGACTTTTATGAAACCTTTGGAGAAGATGCTATTAGAGCCTCAAAAATTCTGGGAATAACATTAACCAAAAGAGGCGCGGGTTCTGATACAGAAACTGCTTTGGCTGGTTTTCCACATCATTCTGTCAATACGTATTTACCAAAATTAGTCAAAGCCGGACTTCGTGTAGCGATCTGTGATCAGTTAGAGGATCCAAAAATGACTAAAACTATTGTGAAACGAGGCGTAACTGAACTGGTAACTCCCGGAGTTTCTCTGAACGACGAAGTTTTACAGTCCAAATCAAATAACTTTTTAGCATCAGTTTATTTCGCTAACAAGAATATCGGAGTTTCCTTTCTGGATGTTTCTACAGGAGAGTTTTTAACGGCTCAGGGAAATGCAGAGTACATCGACAAATTGCTGCAAAACTTCAACCCGAGTGAGGTTTTGGTTCCGAAACAGAATAAAAGCGATTTTAAAGATGCTTTTGGAGATGATTTTCATAGTTTTTATTTAGAAGACTGGATTTATAAGGAAGATTATGCTCTGGAAACGCTAACGAAACATTTTCAGACGGTTTCTTTAAAAGGTTTTGGAGTAGAAGAATTAAAAGAAGGAATTATTGCTTCCGGGGCAATTTTGTACTACCTGTCGGAAACGCAGCACAATCGTGTACAGCACATTACGGCGATTCAGCGTATTGCCGAAGATGCTTATGTCTGGATGGATCGTTTTACCATCAGAAACCTAGAATTGTATCACAGTTATAATCCAAATGCGGTAACTCTTTTGGATGTGATTGACAGAACGCTTTCGCCAATGGGTGGGCGTTTACTGAAGCGCTGGCTAGCTTTGCCTTTGAAGGACAGTGGTAGAATAAAAAGCCGTCATGAGGTAGTTTCTTATTTAAAAGCCAATTCGGAAGTTTTACAGAGTATTCAATATCAAATCAAACAAATCTCAGATTTAGAGCGTTTGATTTCTAAAATTGCTACAGGAAAAGTTTCGCCGCGTGAGATTGTGTATTTGAAAGAATCTTTGGATGCGATTATTCCAATTAAAACCCTGGCACTCGAAAGTCCGCAGGAAGCGGTGAAGGTGATTGGAGATAGTCTGCATGCCTGTGATTTGTTAAGGGAAAAAATTAAAAATACTTTAAATCAGGATGCGCCTGTTGCGGTGGCGAAAGGAAATGTTATTGCAAAAGGAATCAGTGAAGAACTGGATGACTTACGTGCTATTTCTACTTCCGGAAAAGAATATTTGGAGGGAATTGAAAAAAGAGAATCAGAGCGTACCGGAATCTCTTCGCTTAAGATTTCGTTTAATAATGTTTTTGGTTATTATATTGAAGTTAGAAACACACACAAAGATAAAGTTCCTGAAGAGTGGATTCGCAAGCAGACACTGGTCAGCGCGGAACGTTATATTACCGAGGAATTAAAAGAATATGAAACTAAAATTCTGGGAGCAGAAGAGAAGATTTATAAAATAGAAGCAGAGCTTTTTGAGCAATTGGTGATTTGGATTGGAACTTATATTAAGCCAGTGCAAATGAATGCTAATTTGGTGGCGCAGCTGGATTGTTTGTGTTCGTTTACACAATTGGCTATAGAGAATCAATATGTGTGTCCGGAGATTGATGAAACTTTTGAATTGGATATCAAAAACGGACGTCATCCCGTTATTGAGAAACAATTACCGGTCGGAACGCCTTATATTGCTAATGATGTTTATTTGGACAGAGAGACGCAGCAGCTGATCATGATTACGGGGCCTAACATGTCCGGTAAGTCTGCTATTTTGAGACAAACGGCTTTAATTGTACTGTTGGCTCAAATGGGAAGTTTTGTTCCTGCTGATAGTGTAAGAATGGGAATTGTAGATAAGATTTTTACCAGAGTAGGAGCATCGGATAATATTTCGATGGGAGAATCAACTTTTATGGTGGAGATGAATGAAACAGCTTCTATTCTGAATAACATCTCAGATCGAAGTTTAGTGCTTCTGGATGAAATTGGAAGAGGGACCAGTACGTATGATGGGATTTCGATTGCCTGGGCGATTGCCGAATTTTTACACGAACATCCGGGAAGACCTAAGACTTTGTTTGCAACGCATTATCATGAATTGAATGAAATGACAGAATCGTTGTCCAGAATTCAAAATTATAATGTTGCGGTAAAAGAGTTAAAAGACAATGTACTTTTCATTCGTAAACTGGTAAAAGGAGGAAGTGCTCATAGTTTTGGAATTCATGTCGCAAAAATGGCCGGAATGCCTCAGATTGTAATTTTGAAAGCGCAAAAGATGTTGAAAAAACTCGAAAAAAATCACTCAAGTGAAGCGTTAAATGGTGTAAAGTCTGAAAATGATGAAATGCAGATGAGTTTCTTTAATTTAGACGATCCTTTGCTGGAAGAGATAAAAGAAGAAATTCTGGGGCTTGATATTAATGCAATCACACCCGTTGAAGCGTTGATGAAACTCAATGAGATTAAAAGAATGTTGGTACGAAAATAA
- the galE gene encoding UDP-glucose 4-epimerase GalE, translated as MKVLVTGGLGFIGSHTVVELQNEGFEVVIIDNLSNSTEDVLKGITAITGKTPLFEKLDLREKASVREFFKKHDDVTGVIHFAASKAVGESVENPLLYYENNIASLVYLLQELQQKPEASFIFSSSCTVYGQAEKMPITEDAPVQAAISPYGNTKQIGEEIITDTAKVTNISAILLRYFNPVGAHATTEIGELPIGVPQNLVPFITQTGVGLRQELSVFGDDYPTPDGTAVRDYIHVVDLAKAHVIALQRLFAKKNLQKVETFNLGTGKGSSVLEVIHSFEKVSDKKLPYKIMPRREGDITEAYANTDKANNVLGWKAELSLDEAMASAWKWEQKVRS; from the coding sequence ATGAAAGTATTAGTAACAGGAGGATTAGGATTTATTGGTTCTCACACGGTTGTAGAATTGCAAAATGAAGGTTTTGAAGTAGTCATTATTGATAACCTTTCCAATTCTACAGAAGATGTTTTAAAAGGGATTACAGCCATTACAGGAAAAACACCTTTATTCGAAAAATTAGATTTAAGAGAAAAAGCGTCAGTTCGGGAATTTTTTAAAAAGCATGACGATGTTACCGGAGTAATTCATTTTGCAGCTTCAAAAGCAGTTGGTGAAAGTGTTGAAAATCCATTGTTGTATTACGAAAACAACATTGCTTCATTAGTGTATTTATTGCAGGAATTGCAGCAAAAACCGGAAGCGAGTTTTATTTTTAGTTCGTCTTGTACGGTTTATGGTCAGGCCGAAAAAATGCCAATTACAGAAGATGCTCCGGTACAGGCGGCAATTTCTCCTTACGGAAACACTAAGCAGATAGGGGAAGAGATTATTACGGATACTGCTAAAGTAACCAATATCAGTGCCATTTTATTGCGTTATTTTAATCCGGTTGGAGCCCATGCAACAACTGAAATTGGTGAGTTGCCAATTGGGGTTCCTCAAAATTTAGTGCCTTTCATCACGCAAACAGGAGTAGGATTGCGTCAGGAATTATCCGTTTTTGGAGATGATTATCCAACTCCAGATGGTACAGCAGTTCGTGATTATATTCACGTTGTAGATTTGGCAAAAGCGCACGTAATTGCCTTGCAGCGTTTGTTTGCTAAAAAGAATTTACAAAAAGTAGAAACGTTCAATTTAGGAACCGGAAAAGGAAGTTCGGTTTTAGAAGTAATTCATAGCTTCGAAAAAGTAAGCGATAAAAAATTACCTTATAAAATTATGCCTCGCCGTGAAGGCGATATTACAGAGGCTTATGCCAATACGGATAAAGCAAATAATGTTTTAGGCTGGAAAGCAGAATTAAGTTTAGACGAAGCAATGGCTAGTGCCTGGAAATGGGAGCAGAAAGTTCGTTCTTAA
- a CDS encoding helix-turn-helix domain-containing protein has protein sequence MKKYPVYSVQNFSCNDIHRDFYVNTFKEHLKSHSFVEEPHRHDSYLMVFFTKGSGQHEVDFDQFEIKKGSLFVLQPGQMHHWSLSEDIEGFVIIFSQELYNLYFGQKKINEYNFYHSIHNRPEMVFEEKGIAKIRPYFDLLIQESIQEGRYQLDKMLNLLDCIHIEIARKYNETYSHQTHSYNIKIDKFEMLLEQYFKQEKLPSFYAEKLSITLKHLNRICNEILQKTATEVITDRVILEIKRMLIDKQLAVNEVAFKVGYEDYSYFSRFFKKQTGVSPTEFRNTLR, from the coding sequence ATGAAAAAATACCCGGTTTATAGTGTTCAGAATTTTAGCTGTAATGATATTCATCGTGATTTTTATGTCAATACATTCAAAGAGCATCTAAAAAGTCACAGTTTTGTAGAAGAACCGCATCGTCATGATTCGTATTTGATGGTGTTTTTTACGAAAGGCTCGGGACAGCACGAAGTTGATTTTGATCAGTTTGAGATTAAAAAAGGAAGTCTGTTTGTGCTACAGCCGGGACAAATGCATCATTGGAGTTTATCCGAAGACATTGAAGGCTTTGTGATTATTTTTTCGCAGGAATTGTATAATTTGTATTTCGGGCAGAAAAAGATCAACGAATATAATTTTTACCATTCGATTCACAATCGGCCGGAAATGGTTTTTGAAGAAAAAGGAATCGCTAAAATCCGGCCTTATTTTGATTTATTAATTCAGGAAAGTATTCAGGAGGGGCGGTATCAACTGGATAAAATGTTGAATTTACTGGATTGTATTCATATTGAAATAGCCCGCAAATACAATGAAACTTATTCGCATCAGACGCATTCGTATAACATTAAAATTGATAAGTTCGAAATGCTTTTGGAGCAGTATTTCAAACAGGAAAAATTGCCGTCTTTTTATGCCGAAAAGTTAAGCATTACTTTAAAACATTTGAACCGTATCTGCAATGAAATTCTGCAAAAAACAGCCACAGAAGTGATTACGGATCGTGTGATTCTTGAAATTAAAAGAATGTTGATTGACAAACAATTAGCGGTTAATGAAGTGGCATTTAAAGTAGGTTATGAAGATTACTCGTATTTCTCGAGATTCTTCAAAAAACAAACAGGGGTGTCGCCAACGGAATTTAGGAATACATTGCGATAA
- a CDS encoding RNA methyltransferase, translating into MRKLENSELDRKSIEDFKKSDKTPLILVLDDIRSLHNIGSVFRTADAFLIEKIILCGITATPPNKEIHKTALGATETVAWEHHENVLEVIENLKKENILTLAIEQVESSIFLQDFKTEKNQKYALVFGNEVYGVAQEAVALCDGCIEIPQLGTKHSLNIAVSAGIVVWDLFQKLNWPK; encoded by the coding sequence ATGAGAAAACTTGAAAATAGCGAACTGGACCGTAAATCGATTGAAGATTTTAAAAAATCAGATAAAACTCCTTTAATTTTAGTCTTAGATGATATTCGCAGTCTGCATAATATTGGATCTGTGTTCAGGACTGCTGATGCTTTTTTAATTGAAAAAATAATACTGTGCGGTATTACTGCCACTCCTCCCAATAAGGAAATTCACAAAACGGCTCTTGGTGCTACCGAAACTGTTGCCTGGGAACATCATGAAAATGTATTGGAGGTAATCGAAAATCTAAAAAAAGAAAATATCCTGACACTTGCCATCGAACAAGTTGAAAGTTCTATTTTTCTTCAGGATTTTAAAACTGAAAAAAATCAGAAATATGCATTAGTTTTTGGTAATGAAGTTTATGGGGTTGCTCAGGAAGCAGTTGCTCTTTGTGACGGTTGTATCGAAATTCCGCAATTAGGTACCAAACACTCTTTAAATATTGCCGTAAGCGCCGGAATTGTTGTCTGGGATTTATTTCAGAAACTAAACTGGCCGAAATAA
- a CDS encoding DUF1573 domain-containing protein, giving the protein MKKIILIAMLAVVGITASNAQSTKKGKIAKVEGAGMAFETETIDYGTIAHNADGKREFVFVNNGTKPLIITNTTGSCGCTVPTTPKEPIAPGAKGIIGVKYATDRVGAFTKTVTVTSNAEGQPTKVLTIKGIVLPDPVKS; this is encoded by the coding sequence ATGAAAAAAATAATTTTAATCGCTATGTTAGCTGTAGTTGGAATTACAGCTTCTAATGCTCAAAGCACTAAAAAAGGTAAAATTGCCAAAGTTGAAGGTGCAGGGATGGCTTTCGAAACAGAAACCATTGATTATGGAACTATTGCTCATAATGCAGATGGGAAACGTGAGTTTGTTTTTGTAAACAATGGAACTAAACCTCTTATCATCACAAACACAACAGGATCTTGTGGTTGTACAGTACCAACAACTCCAAAAGAGCCAATCGCTCCGGGTGCAAAAGGTATTATTGGTGTAAAATATGCTACTGACAGAGTTGGTGCTTTTACAAAAACTGTAACTGTAACTTCTAATGCTGAAGGACAACCAACAAAAGTGCTTACTATTAAAGGTATTGTTTTACCAGATCCGGTAAAAAGCTAA
- the folK gene encoding 2-amino-4-hydroxy-6-hydroxymethyldihydropteridine diphosphokinase, with amino-acid sequence MKSQHQIVLSIGSNQGNRLTNIETCIDLIHKEVGTVIRVSKLYETPAWGFESDAFYNCALVMHTYLSAQKVLSQVLKVEKKLGRIRSDEQGYQSRIIDIDLITYDDEIIKSEKLQIPHPLMQNRKFVLLPMQDLDLHWKHPVFQKTITELIAISPDDSVCEVVQELKNPIREIALENFNYIAFEGNIGAGKTTLVQKIAEDFNAKMVLERFADNPFLPKFYKDQNRYAFPLEMSFLADRYQQLSDDLAQFDLFKDFIVADYHIFKSLIFAKITLAEDEYRLYRNLFDIIYKEMPKPDLYVYLYQNSERLLQNIKKRGRNYEQNIEAGYLDKINNGYLEYIKSQTDLNVLIIDVSDRDFVKNHKDYLFILEEIQKKIFN; translated from the coding sequence ATGAAGTCACAGCATCAAATCGTTTTATCAATAGGCAGCAATCAGGGAAACAGGTTAACAAACATCGAAACGTGTATCGATTTGATACATAAAGAAGTGGGGACTGTAATCAGGGTTTCAAAGCTGTATGAAACTCCTGCCTGGGGGTTTGAAAGTGATGCTTTTTATAATTGTGCATTGGTTATGCATACCTATTTATCGGCGCAAAAAGTATTAAGTCAGGTGCTGAAAGTAGAAAAAAAATTAGGCCGAATCAGATCTGATGAACAAGGGTATCAGTCCCGAATTATCGATATTGATCTGATTACTTACGATGATGAAATTATCAAGTCTGAAAAATTACAGATCCCACATCCTTTAATGCAAAACAGAAAGTTTGTGCTGCTTCCGATGCAGGATTTAGATTTACACTGGAAACATCCTGTTTTTCAAAAAACGATTACTGAATTAATTGCAATCTCGCCTGACGATAGTGTTTGTGAAGTGGTTCAGGAACTGAAAAATCCTATACGGGAAATTGCTCTGGAGAACTTCAACTACATTGCTTTCGAAGGAAATATCGGGGCAGGGAAAACCACTTTGGTGCAAAAAATAGCGGAGGATTTTAATGCAAAAATGGTTTTAGAGCGTTTTGCCGACAATCCTTTTTTGCCAAAATTTTATAAAGATCAGAATAGGTACGCTTTTCCATTAGAAATGTCTTTTCTGGCAGACCGTTATCAGCAGTTATCAGATGATCTGGCGCAATTTGATTTGTTCAAAGATTTTATTGTGGCCGATTATCACATCTTTAAATCTCTGATTTTTGCTAAAATTACCCTTGCCGAAGATGAGTATCGATTGTATCGAAACTTGTTTGATATTATCTACAAAGAGATGCCAAAACCTGATTTGTATGTTTATTTGTATCAGAATTCAGAAAGACTGCTGCAAAACATCAAGAAACGCGGACGCAACTACGAACAGAATATTGAGGCAGGTTATCTTGATAAGATCAATAATGGCTATTTAGAATACATCAAATCTCAAACTGATTTAAATGTCTTGATTATTGATGTTTCTGATCGTGATTTCGTAAAAAATCATAAAGACTATCTTTTTATTTTGGAAGAAATCCAGAAGAAGATTTTTAATTAG
- a CDS encoding DUF1508 domain-containing protein: MGAFVISKWFNDEYKFVFTSRKGKVIFTSLSYELKFECEEDVEKFKENIEMARFLKFKGAGGKYFFKLMLGELHFATSRKYTTELLLQKGIKEIVTYASRAEILDFSSSESIFEDEVVGEEVEVED, encoded by the coding sequence ATGGGTGCCTTTGTAATTAGTAAGTGGTTTAATGATGAGTATAAATTCGTGTTTACTTCGAGAAAGGGCAAGGTGATCTTTACAAGTCTTAGTTATGAGTTGAAGTTTGAATGCGAAGAGGATGTGGAGAAGTTTAAGGAGAATATTGAGATGGCTCGGTTTTTAAAGTTTAAGGGGGCTGGAGGGAAGTATTTTTTTAAATTGATGTTAGGGGAGCTTCATTTTGCTACAAGCCGAAAATACACGACAGAATTGCTTTTGCAGAAAGGAATTAAGGAAATTGTGACTTATGCTTCGAGGGCTGAGATTTTGGATTTTTCTTCGAGTGAATCTATTTTTGAAGATGAAGTTGTGGGTGAGGAAGTGGAGGTAGAGGATTAG
- a CDS encoding DegT/DnrJ/EryC1/StrS family aminotransferase — protein MKKIQMVDLKSQYEKIKTTVDASIQEVLDTNTYINGPLVHQFQKNLEDYLGAKHVIPCANGTDALQIAMMGLDLKPGDEVITADFTFAATVEVIALLQLTPVLVDVDVVNMNIDIEALKKAITPKTKAIVPVHLFGRAANMDAIMEIAAEHNLYVIEDNAQAIGADYISKSGTKSKVGVIGHVAATSFFPSKNLGCYGDGGAIFTNDDELAHIIRGIVNHGMYERYHHDVVGVNSRLDSIQAGVLNAKLPLLDEYNAARRLAATKYNAAFAGNTHIITPEFDASQNDHVFHQYVLRIIDADRNALMQHLLDKGIPCAIYYPIPLHSQKAYADSRYKEEQFPVTNQLVKEVIALPMHTELDDEQIKFITDSVLEFLNK, from the coding sequence ATGAAAAAAATTCAAATGGTTGACCTAAAAAGTCAATACGAAAAAATAAAAACTACAGTTGATGCCTCTATTCAGGAGGTTTTGGATACCAATACTTACATAAATGGTCCTTTAGTACACCAGTTTCAAAAGAATCTGGAAGATTATCTGGGAGCAAAACATGTGATTCCGTGTGCAAACGGAACAGATGCTTTGCAAATTGCAATGATGGGATTGGATTTGAAACCGGGTGATGAGGTAATTACGGCTGATTTTACTTTTGCAGCTACTGTTGAGGTGATTGCTTTACTGCAATTGACGCCGGTTTTAGTGGATGTTGATGTTGTAAATATGAACATCGATATTGAAGCGCTTAAAAAAGCGATTACGCCAAAAACAAAAGCAATTGTTCCGGTACATTTATTTGGACGCGCAGCCAACATGGATGCTATTATGGAAATTGCTGCCGAACATAATTTATATGTAATCGAAGACAATGCGCAGGCAATTGGAGCAGATTATATTTCTAAATCAGGAACGAAAAGCAAAGTTGGGGTAATTGGTCATGTAGCGGCAACTTCATTTTTTCCGTCTAAAAATTTAGGCTGTTATGGAGATGGAGGAGCAATTTTTACAAACGATGATGAATTAGCGCACATCATCCGCGGAATCGTAAATCACGGAATGTACGAGCGTTACCATCATGATGTTGTGGGAGTGAATTCACGTTTGGATAGTATTCAGGCCGGAGTTTTAAATGCGAAATTGCCATTATTAGATGAGTACAATGCAGCACGTCGTTTAGCGGCAACAAAATACAATGCAGCTTTTGCTGGAAATACACATATTATTACGCCGGAATTTGATGCAAGCCAAAATGATCATGTTTTCCATCAGTATGTATTGAGAATTATTGATGCAGATCGTAATGCTTTGATGCAGCATTTATTGGATAAAGGAATTCCGTGTGCGATTTACTACCCAATTCCGTTGCATTCACAAAAAGCTTATGCAGATTCTCGTTACAAAGAAGAGCAGTTCCCGGTAACTAACCAATTAGTAAAAGAAGTAATTGCTTTGCCAATGCATACAGAACTGGATGATGAGCAAATCAAATTTATAACCGATTCGGTTTTGGAATTTTTGAATAAATAA
- a CDS encoding DUF983 domain-containing protein, producing the protein MSNALTHILSNECPICHKGKVFTDKNIFFTFGLPKMNEYCDHCNYKFQKEPGYFFGAMYVNYGLTVAQGIATYCIAQFFFEKNFDLRIIPIIAVVITLLTSFNLRFSRLAWIYMFKDYTK; encoded by the coding sequence ATGTCAAATGCATTAACTCATATTTTAAGCAACGAATGTCCTATTTGTCATAAAGGAAAAGTTTTTACAGATAAAAATATTTTTTTCACTTTTGGTCTTCCAAAGATGAACGAATATTGCGATCACTGTAATTATAAATTTCAAAAAGAACCTGGTTACTTCTTTGGCGCCATGTATGTAAACTACGGATTAACAGTCGCTCAGGGAATTGCAACGTACTGTATTGCACAATTTTTCTTCGAGAAGAACTTCGATTTAAGGATCATTCCGATTATCGCGGTCGTAATTACTCTGCTCACTTCTTTTAATCTTAGATTTTCGAGATTAGCGTGGATTTATATGTTTAAGGATTATACGAAGTAA